One part of the Microtus ochrogaster isolate Prairie Vole_2 chromosome 18, MicOch1.0, whole genome shotgun sequence genome encodes these proteins:
- the Nars gene encoding asparagine--tRNA ligase, cytoplasmic isoform X1 — protein MSSEVIRATAGMVLAELYVSDREGNDATGDGTKEKPFKTGLKALMTVGKEPFPTIYVDSQKENERWDVISKSQMKNIKKMWHREQMKNDSREKKEAEDNLRREKNLEEAKKIIIKNDPSLPEPACVKICALEGYRGQRVKVFGWVHRLRRQGKNLMFLVLRDGTGYLQCVLSDDLCQCYNGVVLSTESSVAVYGTLNLTPKGKQAPGGHELSCDFWELVGLAPAGGADNLINEESDVDVQLNNRHMMIRGENMSKILKARSMITRCFRDHFFDRGYCEVTTPTLVQTQVEGGATLFKLDYFGEEAFLTQSSQLYLETCLPALGDVFCIAQSYRAEQSRTRRHLAEFTHVEAECPFLTFEDLLNRLEDLVCDVVDRVLKSPVASIVFDLNPNFKPPKRPFRRMNYSDAIEWLREHDVKKEDGTLYEFGDDIPEAPERLMTDTINEPILLCRFPVEIKSFYMQRCPEDPRLTESVDVLMPNVGEIVGGSMRSWDSEEILEGYKREGIDPAPYYWYTDQRKYGTCPHGGYGLGLERFLSWILNRYHIRDVCLYPRFVQRCRP, from the exons ATGTCCTCGGAGGTGATCAGGGCGACTGCAGGGATGGTACTCG CAGAGCTGTATGTCTCTGACCGAGAAGGAAATGATGCAACAGGAGATGGAACCAAGGAGAAGCCATTTAAAACCGGCCTGAAG gcTTTGATGACAGTCGGGAAGGAGCCGTTTCCCACCATTTATGTGGactcacaaaaggaaaatgag AGGTGGGATGTCATTTCTAAGTCACAGATGAAGAACATTAAAAAGATGTGGCACAGAGAACAGATGAAGAATGACTCTCGGGAGAAGAAAGAG GCAGAAGATAACTTACGAAGAGAAAAGAACctggaggaagcaaagaaaattatcattaaaaatgACCCAAGCCTGCCAGAGCCAGCCTGT GTAAAGATTTGTGCATTAGAAGGGTATCGAGGCCAAAGAGTGAAGGTGTTTGGCTGGGTCCACAGGTTGCGTAGGCAAG gAAAGAATTTGATGTTTCTGGTGTTGCGAGATGGTACGGGCTATCTGCAGTGTGTCTTGTCAGATGACTTG TGCCAGTGTTACAATGGAGTAGTCTTGTCCACTGAGAGCAGCGTGGCAGTATATGGAACACTAAACCTGACTCCAAAGGGCAAGCAG GCTCCGGGAGGCCACGAGCTGAGCTGTGACTTCTGGGAACTGGTGGGGCTGGCCCCAGCTGGAGGGGCTGATAACCTGATCAACGAGGAGTCCGATGTCGATGTCCAGCTCAACAACCGGCACATGATGATCCGCGGAGAGAACATGTCCAAAATCTTGAAGGCACGGTCGATGATCACCAGGTGCTTTAGGGATCACTTCTTCGACAGGGGCTACTGTGAA GTTACCACCCCGACGCTGGTGCAGACGCAGGTGGAAGGCGGGGCCACACTCTTCAAGCTTGACTATTTTGGGGAGGAAGCGTTTTTGACCCAGTCCTCGCAGCTGTACCTGGAGACCTGCCTTCCGGCCCTGGGGGATGTTTTCTGTATCGCCCAGTCCTACAGGGCCGAACAGTCCAGAACACGAAGGCACCTGGCTGA ATTCACGCACGTGGAAGCCGAGTGCCCCTTCCTGACCTTTGAGGACCTCCTGAACCGTTTGGAGGACCTGGTGTGTGATGTGGTGGACAGAGTCTTGAAGTCACCAGTGGCGAGCATAGTGTTCGACCTCAACCCG AACTTTAAACCTCCTAAACGGCCTTTCAGACGAATGAACTATTCAGATGCTATCGAGTGGCTGAGGGAACACGATGTGAAGAAGGAGGACGGGACGCTCTATGAGTTTGGAGAC GATATTCCTGAAGCTCCTGAGAGACTGATGACAGACACCATTAATGAACCGATCCTGCTGTGTCGATTTCCAGTGGAGATCAAGTCCTTCTATATGCAGCGATGTCCTGAGGATCCTCGGCTCACTGAATCT GTTGATGTGTTGATGCCCAATGTTGGTGAGATTGTGGGCGGCTCGATGCGCTCTTGGGATAGtgaagaaattctggaaggctACAAAAGGGAAGGAATTGACCCTGCTCCTTATTACTGGTATACAGATCAG agaaaatatggtacatgTCCTCATGGAGGCTATGGCTTGGGCCTGGAAAGATTCCTAAGTTGGATTCTGAACAGATATCACATCCGAGATGTGTGCTTGTACCCTCGATTCGTCCAACGCTGCAGGCCATAA
- the Nars gene encoding asparagine--tRNA ligase, cytoplasmic isoform X2 translates to MSSEVIRATAGMVLELYVSDREGNDATGDGTKEKPFKTGLKALMTVGKEPFPTIYVDSQKENERWDVISKSQMKNIKKMWHREQMKNDSREKKEAEDNLRREKNLEEAKKIIIKNDPSLPEPACVKICALEGYRGQRVKVFGWVHRLRRQGKNLMFLVLRDGTGYLQCVLSDDLCQCYNGVVLSTESSVAVYGTLNLTPKGKQAPGGHELSCDFWELVGLAPAGGADNLINEESDVDVQLNNRHMMIRGENMSKILKARSMITRCFRDHFFDRGYCEVTTPTLVQTQVEGGATLFKLDYFGEEAFLTQSSQLYLETCLPALGDVFCIAQSYRAEQSRTRRHLAEFTHVEAECPFLTFEDLLNRLEDLVCDVVDRVLKSPVASIVFDLNPNFKPPKRPFRRMNYSDAIEWLREHDVKKEDGTLYEFGDDIPEAPERLMTDTINEPILLCRFPVEIKSFYMQRCPEDPRLTESVDVLMPNVGEIVGGSMRSWDSEEILEGYKREGIDPAPYYWYTDQRKYGTCPHGGYGLGLERFLSWILNRYHIRDVCLYPRFVQRCRP, encoded by the exons ATGTCCTCGGAGGTGATCAGGGCGACTGCAGGGATGGTACTCG AGCTGTATGTCTCTGACCGAGAAGGAAATGATGCAACAGGAGATGGAACCAAGGAGAAGCCATTTAAAACCGGCCTGAAG gcTTTGATGACAGTCGGGAAGGAGCCGTTTCCCACCATTTATGTGGactcacaaaaggaaaatgag AGGTGGGATGTCATTTCTAAGTCACAGATGAAGAACATTAAAAAGATGTGGCACAGAGAACAGATGAAGAATGACTCTCGGGAGAAGAAAGAG GCAGAAGATAACTTACGAAGAGAAAAGAACctggaggaagcaaagaaaattatcattaaaaatgACCCAAGCCTGCCAGAGCCAGCCTGT GTAAAGATTTGTGCATTAGAAGGGTATCGAGGCCAAAGAGTGAAGGTGTTTGGCTGGGTCCACAGGTTGCGTAGGCAAG gAAAGAATTTGATGTTTCTGGTGTTGCGAGATGGTACGGGCTATCTGCAGTGTGTCTTGTCAGATGACTTG TGCCAGTGTTACAATGGAGTAGTCTTGTCCACTGAGAGCAGCGTGGCAGTATATGGAACACTAAACCTGACTCCAAAGGGCAAGCAG GCTCCGGGAGGCCACGAGCTGAGCTGTGACTTCTGGGAACTGGTGGGGCTGGCCCCAGCTGGAGGGGCTGATAACCTGATCAACGAGGAGTCCGATGTCGATGTCCAGCTCAACAACCGGCACATGATGATCCGCGGAGAGAACATGTCCAAAATCTTGAAGGCACGGTCGATGATCACCAGGTGCTTTAGGGATCACTTCTTCGACAGGGGCTACTGTGAA GTTACCACCCCGACGCTGGTGCAGACGCAGGTGGAAGGCGGGGCCACACTCTTCAAGCTTGACTATTTTGGGGAGGAAGCGTTTTTGACCCAGTCCTCGCAGCTGTACCTGGAGACCTGCCTTCCGGCCCTGGGGGATGTTTTCTGTATCGCCCAGTCCTACAGGGCCGAACAGTCCAGAACACGAAGGCACCTGGCTGA ATTCACGCACGTGGAAGCCGAGTGCCCCTTCCTGACCTTTGAGGACCTCCTGAACCGTTTGGAGGACCTGGTGTGTGATGTGGTGGACAGAGTCTTGAAGTCACCAGTGGCGAGCATAGTGTTCGACCTCAACCCG AACTTTAAACCTCCTAAACGGCCTTTCAGACGAATGAACTATTCAGATGCTATCGAGTGGCTGAGGGAACACGATGTGAAGAAGGAGGACGGGACGCTCTATGAGTTTGGAGAC GATATTCCTGAAGCTCCTGAGAGACTGATGACAGACACCATTAATGAACCGATCCTGCTGTGTCGATTTCCAGTGGAGATCAAGTCCTTCTATATGCAGCGATGTCCTGAGGATCCTCGGCTCACTGAATCT GTTGATGTGTTGATGCCCAATGTTGGTGAGATTGTGGGCGGCTCGATGCGCTCTTGGGATAGtgaagaaattctggaaggctACAAAAGGGAAGGAATTGACCCTGCTCCTTATTACTGGTATACAGATCAG agaaaatatggtacatgTCCTCATGGAGGCTATGGCTTGGGCCTGGAAAGATTCCTAAGTTGGATTCTGAACAGATATCACATCCGAGATGTGTGCTTGTACCCTCGATTCGTCCAACGCTGCAGGCCATAA